Sequence from the Amycolatopsis sp. NBC_00345 genome:
TCCGATGCGCATATCCCCAGTTCAGCGCGGAAATCTCCGGGCAGCGAGGCCCACTGGACCTGCGCAGCGATCAGGTAATGTGATCGTCGCAGGTCGAGGGGGTTTGATGGAGCTTCGGGCACTGCGCTATTTCGTCATGGTGGCGGAGGAACTGCACTTCGGACGCGCGGCCGAGCGGCTGCGCATCGTGCAGCCCGCGGTCAGTCAGCAGATCGCGCGGCTGGAGCGGGAGCTGGGCGTCCGGCTGCTGGACCGCTCGCCGCGCGCGGTCCGGCTCACCGACGCCGGTCGACGCGTCCTGGTCGCGGCGCGTGATGCCCTGTCGGCGGCTGAACGGGTCCGCGTCGCCGCTGGGGAGCGGCCGGGGGAGTGGCGCGTCGGCACGGCCGCGGGGCTCACCGGCCGGCTGGAACGCGGGATCGACGCGCTGCGCGAGCGGAACCCGTCGTTCGAGGTGGTCCTCGTGGACCTGCCCGTCACCGAACGGCTGGACGCGGTCCGCCGCGGTGAGCTCGACCTCGCGCTGGTGCGCGGCACCGTCGCCGCCCCGGGGCTACGCGTGCTGCCGGCCTGGTCAGAGCCGTTGCGCGCCGTCGTCTCCGCGCGCCACGCGGCTGCCGACGGGGAGGCGGTGACGCTCGAGGACCTGTCCGCCGACGTCCTGCGCCTGCCCGACCGCCGGAACGACCCGCCCCTTTACGACGCCGTCGTCGAGGCCCTCGGAGACGCCGGCGTGTCCCCGCCGCTGGGGCGCCCCACCGGCACCACGCAGGACACCGTCGTCGAGGTCGGCTCCGATCCGTCCAGCTGGGCCCTGCTCCCGGCCGACCAGATCGCCGGCTTGGGCACGAACCGCGTGCGCGCCCTGCCGCTCAAGCCGGACCTCTCGGTCACCGGCTACGTCCTCACTCGGGACGACGACACCTCGGAGCCTTGTGTGGACCTCGTCGTCTCGGTCTTCCGCGACCCGGACGAATAAAACGGCTCAGTTCGGTCGATAAAACCTTGGCCGGCGAATTCTCGGGCGGGCGTCCCTGGACTGACTGAGCGGATCGAACCAAGCCGGCGCCACTTACGCGCCGGCCTGCCGGACGGCCTCGGCCACCTGAGCGGGAGAGGTGTGCGAGGGGCTCCCGTGACCCGGAAGGACCCACGACGCCGGCAGCTGGGCGAGCCGTTCGAGGGACGCGCGCGACTCGTCCGGGTCATCCGTGAACGGTGCGGGCTGCGGGCCGGTACGCCCGGTCAGCACGTGCCGGGTCGTCAGGGCGTCGCCGACGAAAACGGCGTCGGCGAGCGGCACGTGCACGGCGACGCTTCCCGGTGAGTGGCCCGGCATCTGCACGATCACCGGGCTTCCCGGAAGGTCCAGGACGTCGCCGTCGGCAACCTCGATCACCTCGTGCACGTACTTGGTGCGCAGCGCGTTCTTGCGCAGGGAGTACCAGAAGAAGCCGATCGTGGCGCCGAGCTTCATCGGGCCCATCGGGGTCTTGGGCTTCTCGCCCGTGCGCGCGCGGACGGCGTCGGCGGCGTGCACGTAGACCGGCACTCCGTGCTCGCTCCGCAGTCGTTCGGCGAAGCCGAGGTGATCGGCGTCCCCGTGGGTCAGCACCAGTCCCCGGATGTCGTCGGCCGACTTGCCCAGCGACCGCAGCTCGTTCTGCAGGTCGTGCCAGTGGCCGGGCATGCCCGCGTCGATGAGGGTGATGCCCTCGTCGGTGTCGATCAGGTAGCACGCCACCACGTCGTTGCCGAGGCGGTGCAGGTGAGGAGCGAGCTTCATGGGGTTGCCCTTCGAGGGTTACGGTCGGCTACGATGGCTACGGTACATAGCCTTGATGGCTACGGTCAATAGCTTTGGATGCGGAAGGGGCGAACAGTGCCGACTCCTGAGAAGACCTCGCTGAGCGCGATCGTCGCGGCGGGCCGGGAAATCCTGGAGTCGGGCGGTCAGGATCGGCTGACGATGCAGAGCGTCGCCGGCCGCGTCGGGGTCCGCGCTCCGTCGCTGTACAAGCACGTCCGTGACCGCGCGGCGCTGCTGGCCGCCGTGGCCGGGGCCGCCGTCGACGACCTCGTCGCCCGGCTCGAAGCGACCGACGGCTCGCTCGAAGGGCTGGTGCACGCGTACCGCAGCTTCGCCCAGGGCAGTCCCGAGGGCTTTCGGCTGATGATGCTTTCCGCGCTGGCCCCGGCGGAGGCCCTCGACCGCGCCGTCGCCCCGATTCTGCAGGTGTCCCGGCAACTCGTCGGAGAGGCAGCCGCGCTCGAAGCCGCACGCTTGCTGACCGCGTGGGCCACGGGTTTCATCCAGATGGAACTCGCCGGCGCCTTCCGGCTCGGGGGAGACGTCGATCGCGCCTTCGAGTACGGCCTCGTCCGCCTGCGCCGCGCGCTCACGGACGAGGCGGAGCAGCCGAGCGCCACTGGCGATCCGTCCTCTGTGGACTGACTTGCCGCGGGTCAGCCTTCCGCGGTGCGGGAGTGGTGGGCCGGGGCGTGCAGGCTGCCCAGCAGTGCGAGGGCGTCGGCGTTGGGCGTGCCGGGTTCGGCGTGGTAGATGATCAGCTGCTGCCCGGGCGCGCTGCGCACGTCGAACGCCTGGTAGGTGAGGGTGAGCGGGCCGACCTCGGGGTGCACGAGCTGCTTGGGCTCTCGGCTCTTGCCGCGCACCTGATGGGTTTCCCACAGCGTGCGGAACTGCTCGCTGCCCTCGCTGAGTTCGGCTACCAGATGCCGCAGAACCGGGTCGTGCGGATCGAAGCCCGCGGCCACCCGCAGGTTCGCCACGGTGGCCTGCGCCGTCCAGTCCCAGCGTGCGTAGAACTGCCGTCCGGCGGGGTCGAGGAAGGTCATACGGGCCAGGTTGTCCGGCGCACGGAACGGTGAGAACAGCGCGTCGGCCAGGGTGTTGGTGGCCAGTACGTCCAGGGTGCGGTTGAGCACGAAGGCCGGGGTGTGCGGGTAGCCGTCCATGAGCTGCCGCAGTTCGGGGCTCACGGTCTGCGGTACCGGCGCGGGTGCGCGTTCCGGCGTGGTTCCGGCCAGGCGGTACAGGTGCTCGAGGGCGTCCTGGCCGAGGTCCAGCGCACGGCCCAGCGCTTCGAGAACCTGCGCGGACGGGCGGGTCTCGCGGCCCTGTTCCAGGCGGGTGTAGTAGTCGGCGTTCACCCCGGCCAGCACGGCGACCTCCTCGCGGCGCAGCCCGGCCACCTTGCGCCGGCCGGAGTAGAGCAGCCCCGCGTCTTCCGGAGACCGCTGCGCGCGGCGTGCCCGCAGGAACTCACCCAGCTCGTTGACGCCCATGGCACCAGGCTAGATCGCCGCCCGCCCGGTTGGCTGGGTGCGGCACACCCAGTCACCGCGCGTCCTGCCATTCCCCTCGGCTGCCGTCGAGGGTGGGAAGCACAACAGGGACTGAGGTGAGTGATGACAGATCGTGAAACGGCCACCGACGTGGTGGGCATGTGGGTCACCGCGGACGGCCACATCCGGCAAGAACTGCGCGCCGATGGACGTTATGACGAAGCGCGCGGTGACCGGCGTAGTGCCTACACCGGCCGGTACACCGTGACCGGCGGCCATCTGGATTACGTCGACGACACCGGGTTCACCGCGACCGGGGACATCCGCGACAACGTGCTCTACCACGAGCACCTCGTCCTTTACCGCGAATCCGACCACCGGCAGGTGCGGCGATGAGCGCGCCGTCCACCGATCGCGAACTGGACGGGAAGGTCGCGCTGGTCACCGGCGCCGCCCGCGGGGTCGGCGCGGCCACCGTCGGCTGGCTGCACGCCCGCGGCGCGCGGGTGCTGGCCACCGACCTCCGCCCCGAGGTGGCGGACCTGGAGGCTCGGTTCGACGGGGTTTCCACCCTGGTGGGTGACGTGTCGCGGGAGGAGACCGCGGTGCGGTCGGTGGCCGCGGCGCTCGAGGAGTTCGGCGGCCTGGACATCCTGGTCAGCAACGCCGGCCGCTCGGTGAACAAGCCGATCACCGAGACCACGGCGTCCGATTGGGACGAGCTGATGTCCATCA
This genomic interval carries:
- a CDS encoding LysR family transcriptional regulator, translating into MELRALRYFVMVAEELHFGRAAERLRIVQPAVSQQIARLERELGVRLLDRSPRAVRLTDAGRRVLVAARDALSAAERVRVAAGERPGEWRVGTAAGLTGRLERGIDALRERNPSFEVVLVDLPVTERLDAVRRGELDLALVRGTVAAPGLRVLPAWSEPLRAVVSARHAAADGEAVTLEDLSADVLRLPDRRNDPPLYDAVVEALGDAGVSPPLGRPTGTTQDTVVEVGSDPSSWALLPADQIAGLGTNRVRALPLKPDLSVTGYVLTRDDDTSEPCVDLVVSVFRDPDE
- a CDS encoding MBL fold metallo-hydrolase → MKLAPHLHRLGNDVVACYLIDTDEGITLIDAGMPGHWHDLQNELRSLGKSADDIRGLVLTHGDADHLGFAERLRSEHGVPVYVHAADAVRARTGEKPKTPMGPMKLGATIGFFWYSLRKNALRTKYVHEVIEVADGDVLDLPGSPVIVQMPGHSPGSVAVHVPLADAVFVGDALTTRHVLTGRTGPQPAPFTDDPDESRASLERLAQLPASWVLPGHGSPSHTSPAQVAEAVRQAGA
- a CDS encoding TetR/AcrR family transcriptional regulator, which gives rise to MPTPEKTSLSAIVAAGREILESGGQDRLTMQSVAGRVGVRAPSLYKHVRDRAALLAAVAGAAVDDLVARLEATDGSLEGLVHAYRSFAQGSPEGFRLMMLSALAPAEALDRAVAPILQVSRQLVGEAAALEAARLLTAWATGFIQMELAGAFRLGGDVDRAFEYGLVRLRRALTDEAEQPSATGDPSSVD
- a CDS encoding helix-turn-helix transcriptional regulator, with the translated sequence MGVNELGEFLRARRAQRSPEDAGLLYSGRRKVAGLRREEVAVLAGVNADYYTRLEQGRETRPSAQVLEALGRALDLGQDALEHLYRLAGTTPERAPAPVPQTVSPELRQLMDGYPHTPAFVLNRTLDVLATNTLADALFSPFRAPDNLARMTFLDPAGRQFYARWDWTAQATVANLRVAAGFDPHDPVLRHLVAELSEGSEQFRTLWETHQVRGKSREPKQLVHPEVGPLTLTYQAFDVRSAPGQQLIIYHAEPGTPNADALALLGSLHAPAHHSRTAEG
- a CDS encoding Atu4866 domain-containing protein is translated as MTDRETATDVVGMWVTADGHIRQELRADGRYDEARGDRRSAYTGRYTVTGGHLDYVDDTGFTATGDIRDNVLYHEHLVLYRESDHRQVRR